The following are from one region of the Isoalcanivorax indicus genome:
- a CDS encoding ABC transporter ATP-binding protein yields MDGYLSASRLAKQFGGTRVLDGVDFSLQQGECLVLLGPSGCGKTTLLNIIAGLIQADAGELTCAGQTLDAPARGLCVPMRERRFSMVFQDFSLWPHMSVAQNVAFGLKLQDRPRAEVERLTLEALERVQMAHLADRKPAQLSGGQQQRVSIARAIAVNPRVLLMDEPLSALDARLREDLKAELALLLRDTGLTAVYVTHDQSEAFSLGDRIALMHKGRIEQMDVPENIYLRPRTRFAAEFIGSANLVPYRRMAGGLQLDERLDVNGHSARLPDLPERGHLVIRREAVHMVAPDTAPCSQRIMLTGVCTRRHFLGDRQEVVAEIHPGLTLRGFADQPFHPGAQVSVRISTDALHAVGE; encoded by the coding sequence ATGGACGGCTACCTCAGCGCCAGCCGCCTTGCCAAACAGTTTGGCGGAACACGCGTGCTCGACGGGGTGGATTTCAGCCTGCAGCAAGGTGAGTGCCTGGTACTGCTCGGCCCCTCCGGATGTGGCAAGACGACCCTCCTCAATATCATTGCCGGCCTGATTCAGGCTGACGCGGGCGAGTTGACCTGCGCCGGACAGACCCTGGACGCCCCGGCGCGTGGCCTGTGTGTGCCCATGCGCGAGCGCCGTTTTTCCATGGTGTTCCAGGACTTCAGCCTGTGGCCGCACATGAGCGTGGCCCAGAATGTGGCCTTCGGCCTGAAGCTTCAGGATCGGCCACGCGCCGAGGTTGAGCGCCTTACCCTCGAGGCGCTGGAACGGGTGCAGATGGCGCATCTGGCTGACCGCAAACCGGCACAGCTCTCTGGTGGCCAGCAACAACGGGTCTCCATTGCCCGCGCCATCGCCGTAAACCCGCGAGTGCTGCTGATGGATGAGCCCTTGTCGGCCCTTGACGCGCGACTGCGTGAAGACCTGAAGGCAGAGCTTGCGCTCCTGCTACGCGATACCGGCCTGACGGCGGTCTATGTCACCCATGACCAGTCGGAAGCGTTTTCCCTCGGCGATCGTATTGCACTGATGCACAAGGGCCGTATTGAACAGATGGATGTACCGGAGAACATCTACCTGCGGCCGCGCACCCGGTTTGCTGCCGAATTCATCGGCAGCGCCAATCTTGTGCCCTATCGTCGCATGGCTGGCGGGCTGCAACTGGACGAGCGCCTGGACGTGAACGGCCACAGCGCCCGGCTCCCCGACCTGCCGGAGCGAGGCCATCTGGTGATCCGTCGTGAAGCCGTACACATGGTGGCGCCGGACACGGCGCCCTGCAGCCAGCGCATCATGTTGACCGGTGTCTGCACCCGTCGTCACTTTCTGGGTGACCGCCAGGAAGTCGTTGCAGAGATCCATCCCGGCCTGACGCTGCGCGGCTTTGCTGATCAGCCTTTCCACCCCGGCGCTCAGGTGTCCGTGCGCATCAGCACTGACGCGTTGCATGCGGTGGGTGAATGA
- a CDS encoding 3-oxoacyl-ACP reductase — MSDVYQAIANSAVGKKVFSTLNLPIPVMLERHQPGEVSFIKGKVVLGGAAGGSAFEAVLSTLKGAPQASVHTLSGAAAEADVQAAANASGESVSSYAPERDDGEKFKGLIFDATGIRNTSELRAIWDFFNPVIRKMDKCGRIVVIGRTPETCDLAQRIAQRGLVGLVKSLGKEVKKGTIANLVYVDQGAESQLASPLQFFLSPKAAYVSGQKVHVGAATFDAAGFNWQQPLAGKTALVTGAARGIGAAIAQVLARDGAKVIVLDIPPMAEDLKQVAEQINGIALEADITAAEAPKLISDAARAEGGLDIIVHNAGVTRDKTLAGMPDKFWDMVIDINIASEERINQQLLDDKTLNEGGRIVCVSSISGIAGNMGQTNYATSKAAVIGMVQGMAPELAERHITINAVAPGFIETQMTAAIPFAIREAGRRMNSMNQGGQPVDVAETISFFSSPASQGVSGNVVRVCGQSLIGA, encoded by the coding sequence ATGAGCGACGTCTATCAGGCTATTGCCAACTCCGCAGTGGGCAAGAAGGTCTTCAGCACCCTGAATCTGCCGATCCCGGTGATGCTCGAGCGCCATCAGCCGGGCGAAGTCTCCTTTATCAAGGGCAAGGTCGTGCTCGGCGGCGCCGCTGGCGGCAGTGCCTTTGAAGCCGTGCTGAGCACCCTCAAGGGTGCTCCCCAGGCCAGCGTGCACACCCTGTCCGGGGCCGCCGCAGAAGCGGACGTTCAGGCCGCTGCCAACGCCAGCGGCGAGAGCGTCAGCAGCTACGCACCGGAGCGCGACGACGGCGAGAAGTTCAAGGGGCTGATCTTTGACGCCACCGGCATCCGCAACACCAGCGAGCTGCGCGCCATCTGGGATTTCTTCAACCCGGTGATCCGCAAGATGGACAAGTGCGGTCGTATCGTGGTGATCGGTCGTACCCCGGAAACCTGCGATCTGGCCCAGCGCATCGCCCAGCGCGGCCTGGTGGGTCTGGTCAAGAGCCTCGGCAAGGAAGTGAAGAAAGGCACCATCGCCAACCTGGTCTATGTGGATCAGGGCGCTGAGAGCCAGCTGGCCAGCCCGCTGCAATTCTTCCTGTCGCCGAAAGCCGCTTATGTGTCCGGCCAGAAAGTCCATGTCGGCGCAGCGACCTTTGACGCCGCTGGCTTCAACTGGCAGCAGCCGCTGGCAGGCAAGACCGCGCTGGTGACCGGCGCGGCGCGCGGCATCGGCGCGGCCATCGCCCAGGTGCTGGCCCGTGACGGCGCCAAGGTGATCGTGCTGGATATCCCGCCGATGGCGGAAGACCTGAAACAGGTCGCCGAGCAGATCAACGGCATCGCGCTGGAAGCCGACATCACGGCGGCTGAGGCACCGAAGCTCATCAGCGATGCAGCCAGGGCCGAAGGCGGCCTGGACATCATCGTCCACAACGCGGGCGTGACCCGCGACAAGACGCTGGCGGGCATGCCGGACAAGTTCTGGGACATGGTGATCGATATCAATATCGCCTCCGAGGAACGTATCAACCAGCAGTTGCTGGACGACAAGACGCTCAACGAGGGTGGTCGCATTGTCTGCGTCAGCTCGATTTCCGGCATCGCCGGCAACATGGGCCAGACCAACTATGCCACCTCCAAGGCGGCGGTGATCGGTATGGTGCAGGGCATGGCGCCAGAACTCGCGGAGCGCCACATCACCATCAATGCGGTGGCACCCGGCTTTATCGAAACACAGATGACAGCCGCCATTCCGTTCGCCATTCGCGAAGCGGGCCGTCGCATGAACTCCATGAACCAGGGCGGCCAGCCGGTGGATGTGGCGGAGACCATCTCGTTCTTCTCCAGCCCGGCGTCCCAGGGCGTCAGCGGCAATGTCGTGCGCGTCTGCGGGCAGAGCCTGATCGGCGCCTGA
- a CDS encoding acetyl-CoA C-acetyltransferase, giving the protein MLAGKSVRKVAIVGGNRIPFARSNTAYFGVSNQEMLTAALQGLVQRFNLKGERLGEVAAGAVMKHSRDFNLVREAVLDSGLAPETPAYDLQQACGTGLEAAILVANKIALGQIEAGIAGGVDTTSDAPLGVNDDKRKVFMALNKAKTTGEKAKLAVKLLNPKWIMPDIPKNAEPRTGLSMGEHAAVTAKEWSIPRDEQDQLALASHHNLAKSYDDGWQKDLISPFKGLERDNNLRGNSTLEKLASLKPVFGGEDGTMTAANSTPLTDGASAVLLASEEWAKARGLPVLAYLTLGEAASVDFVQKKEGLLMAPAYAVPRMLEKLDLTLQDFDFYEIHEAFASQVLATLKAWEDPKFCKDRLGLDKPLGAIDRSKLNVKGSSLAAGHPFAATGARIVANAAKLLNEKGSGRCLISVCAAGGQGVVAILEK; this is encoded by the coding sequence ATGCTGGCAGGAAAGAGTGTACGCAAGGTCGCCATTGTCGGTGGCAACCGGATCCCGTTCGCACGCAGCAATACCGCGTATTTTGGCGTTTCCAACCAGGAAATGCTGACCGCCGCCCTGCAAGGGCTGGTGCAGCGCTTCAACCTGAAGGGCGAGCGCCTGGGGGAAGTGGCTGCGGGCGCCGTGATGAAGCACTCGCGCGATTTCAACCTGGTGCGCGAAGCCGTGCTGGATTCCGGCCTGGCGCCGGAAACGCCCGCTTATGACCTGCAGCAGGCCTGCGGTACGGGTCTGGAAGCCGCGATCCTGGTGGCCAACAAGATTGCCCTGGGGCAGATCGAGGCGGGTATCGCTGGCGGTGTGGACACCACCTCTGACGCCCCGCTGGGCGTCAACGACGACAAGCGCAAGGTGTTCATGGCGCTGAACAAGGCCAAGACCACCGGCGAGAAAGCCAAGCTGGCGGTCAAGCTGCTGAATCCGAAGTGGATCATGCCGGACATCCCCAAGAACGCTGAACCGCGCACCGGCCTGTCCATGGGCGAGCACGCGGCCGTTACGGCGAAAGAGTGGAGCATCCCGCGCGACGAGCAGGACCAGCTGGCCCTGGCCTCCCACCACAATCTGGCCAAATCCTACGACGACGGCTGGCAGAAAGACCTGATCTCGCCGTTCAAGGGTCTGGAGCGTGACAACAACCTGCGTGGCAACTCCACCCTGGAAAAGCTGGCCTCTCTGAAGCCGGTGTTCGGTGGCGAAGACGGCACCATGACGGCCGCCAACTCCACCCCGCTGACCGATGGCGCCTCGGCAGTGCTGTTGGCGTCGGAAGAGTGGGCCAAAGCGCGCGGCCTGCCGGTGCTGGCGTACCTGACCCTGGGCGAAGCCGCCTCGGTGGATTTCGTGCAGAAGAAAGAAGGCCTGCTGATGGCCCCGGCCTATGCCGTGCCGCGTATGCTGGAAAAACTGGATCTGACGCTGCAGGACTTCGACTTCTATGAAATCCACGAAGCCTTTGCCTCGCAGGTGCTGGCGACCCTGAAAGCCTGGGAAGATCCGAAGTTCTGCAAGGATCGTCTGGGTCTGGACAAGCCGCTGGGCGCTATCGACCGCAGCAAGCTGAACGTCAAGGGCAGTTCGCTGGCCGCCGGTCACCCGTTCGCCGCCACCGGTGCGCGGATCGTGGCCAATGCCGCCAAGCTGCTGAACGAGAAGGGCAGCGGTCGCTGCCTGATCTCCGTCTGCGCCGCAGGCGGCCAGGGCGTCGTGGCGATCCTGGAAAAGTAA
- a CDS encoding SLC13 family permease produces the protein MTTQRSDFDPLEMDHYRIDRLPKRSRSGVELWLARLGIPLAVLAFIMLGYVWAPDFLLSLDPASLSGSAAARLADTALADLIRQNQLMLAVFAAAMILWTTAALPNYLVSLIVIFALIATGILSEREAYAQLGHPVMWLNIMSFILASMLVKTGLARRFAVWLVLRFGHKASGVFLSFIVINTVMSAFISATTAKAAILLPVFMVIAAMYGARPGDGKNNFGRNIVLQNLLCINLGAGAFMTGSGANLLAVALITGAISGSIYFSDWMIAMLPTMIGLMLLGYILGARVFFPLAEEERIPQVEGGLQRLQAEYEKMGPLSWTEVRAAVLFLAILVLWITDRWHGVSATAVALLGGIVALLPRIGIVEWNDVDIPWHLMLFSAGAYCLGAGFAQTGLPEISVSAFFSYAGIDSDTPFWTVYLLLTGIMALSALVSQAKTMRAMLFVPIAIGAAETLGYSVISLALPVAFLIEHVYVLPFNSKPAALLYETDHYSLGDGFRYGITMMLAGWISIVVLGETWFRFLGITPDGVFGLF, from the coding sequence TTGACGACACAACGCTCCGATTTCGATCCACTCGAGATGGATCACTACCGTATTGACCGCTTGCCAAAGCGTAGCCGCTCTGGCGTCGAGCTGTGGCTCGCCCGCCTGGGCATACCTCTGGCCGTGCTCGCCTTCATCATGCTGGGGTACGTCTGGGCGCCCGATTTCCTGCTGAGCCTCGACCCGGCCAGCCTGTCGGGCTCTGCAGCTGCACGCCTCGCAGACACCGCGCTTGCCGACCTGATCCGTCAGAATCAGTTGATGCTGGCGGTCTTTGCTGCCGCCATGATCCTGTGGACCACCGCCGCCTTGCCCAATTATCTGGTCTCCCTGATCGTTATATTCGCGCTGATCGCTACCGGCATCCTGAGTGAGCGCGAAGCCTATGCACAGCTGGGTCATCCGGTGATGTGGCTGAACATCATGTCTTTCATTCTTGCCAGCATGCTGGTCAAGACCGGCCTGGCACGACGCTTCGCGGTCTGGCTGGTACTGCGCTTCGGACACAAGGCTTCCGGTGTCTTCCTGAGTTTTATCGTCATCAATACGGTCATGTCGGCCTTTATCTCGGCCACCACTGCCAAGGCGGCCATCCTGCTGCCGGTGTTCATGGTGATCGCGGCCATGTATGGCGCCCGGCCCGGTGACGGCAAAAACAATTTCGGACGCAATATCGTTCTGCAGAACCTGCTCTGCATCAATCTGGGCGCAGGCGCTTTCATGACCGGCTCCGGCGCGAACTTGCTGGCCGTGGCGCTGATCACGGGCGCTATCTCCGGCAGCATCTACTTCAGCGACTGGATGATCGCCATGCTGCCGACCATGATCGGCCTGATGCTGCTGGGATATATCCTGGGCGCCCGGGTGTTCTTTCCGCTGGCAGAGGAAGAGCGCATTCCCCAGGTCGAGGGCGGCTTGCAGCGCTTGCAGGCCGAGTACGAGAAAATGGGGCCGCTGTCGTGGACCGAGGTACGCGCTGCGGTGCTTTTTCTGGCCATCCTGGTGCTCTGGATCACAGACCGCTGGCATGGCGTCAGCGCCACTGCGGTCGCTCTGCTGGGGGGCATCGTGGCCCTGCTGCCACGGATCGGCATCGTGGAATGGAACGATGTGGATATCCCCTGGCACCTGATGCTGTTCTCTGCGGGCGCCTATTGCCTGGGCGCCGGGTTTGCCCAGACCGGCCTGCCGGAAATCAGTGTCAGCGCTTTCTTCAGTTACGCCGGGATCGACAGCGACACGCCTTTCTGGACGGTCTACCTGTTGCTGACGGGCATCATGGCGCTCAGCGCACTGGTGTCACAAGCCAAGACCATGCGCGCCATGCTGTTTGTGCCGATTGCCATTGGCGCAGCGGAAACACTGGGCTACAGCGTCATCAGCCTGGCCCTGCCGGTGGCCTTCCTGATCGAGCACGTGTATGTGCTGCCCTTCAACAGCAAGCCGGCGGCATTACTGTATGAGACCGACCACTACAGTCTGGGCGACGGCTTCCGGTACGGCATCACCATGATGCTGGCGGGATGGATATCGATTGTGGTGCTGGGGGAAACCTGGTTCCGGTTTCTCGGCATTACGCCGGACGGGGTCTTCGGCCTGTTCTGA